A segment of the Melospiza melodia melodia isolate bMelMel2 unplaced genomic scaffold, bMelMel2.pri scaffold_32, whole genome shotgun sequence genome:
ccctcctgtgcaggcagagctgcagcaaagctgtggggcagctctgcagcaccaggcccagttccctctgccaagcacagggctgggagcagctgcccggccctgggggctctggcagggggcacagctggctcagggtgccgctgtccccagtgcccggctctgggcaatgctgtcagtgcagccagggaaggagctgcatcttccttcacCCAATGCagacataaggacacttggaagtgtccctgagatttcagaccAAGCTGGGaccttcaatccagggtgcaaacctgtcctagagcatttctgagttataagattgatggggaaaggcagaggtgttgtgacacagaaaatgctgctgggttggtgaaatgagcaaagtgagtccttggctacaaatgtggagctgggctgtggtggatgcatctgctcccagcagtaggtggtggcattttaagggaagcataagaaggtggtcaccttacacctgagaaagtttaaagcccaaagaaactctgaacaggtcaaaattacagaccatctctcctcagtctgcattcatcatcttgatgcagggaactcactctgttctccctgagagcctcagacatgcttatgttTTTATATCCGAAACAACcagcagagacatggggggagcttataaagaaaacctcagaactcctaAACATTAAAGACCATGTCTGTGTGCTCATACcgaggaggatgtatgggaaatggccttgattttgtttacaggtacctcccctaagtctttactgtcctttctccatgaacaggtccccatgtccccagcaaatgtccaacagcagctccatcagccacttcctcctgctggcattggcagacacgcggcagctgcagctcctgcacttctgcctcttgctgggcatctccctggctgtcctcctgggcaacggcctcatcatcagcgccgtagcctgcggccagcacctgcacacgcccatgttcttcttcctgctcaacctggccctcagcgacctgggctccatctgcaccactgtccccaaagccatgcacaattccctctgggacaccagggacatctcctacactggatgtgctgctcagctctttttcttaatgttcttcattggagcagaattttatctgctgaccatcatgtgctacgactgctacatgtccatctgcaaacccctgcactacaggaccctcctgggcagcagagcttgtgcccacatggcagcagctgtctgggccagtgcctttctcactgctctcatgtacacagccaatacattttccctgcccctgtgccgtggcaatgccctgggccagttcttctgtgaaatcccacagatcctcaagctttcctgctccaaatcccaactcagggaaGTGGGACATCTTGCTGTGAGTGCCTGTTCGGTATTTgactgttttgtgttcattgttttctcctatgtgcagatcttcagggctgtgctgaggatcccctctgagcagggacggcacaaagccttttccacctgcctccctcacctgggtgtgctatCCGTGTTTATCAGCACTAGCACATTTGCCCatttgaagcctcccaacatttcctccccatccctggatctggccctgtcagttctgtactcggtggtgcctccagccctgaaccccctcatctacagcctgaggaaccaggagctcaaggctgcagtgtggacactgatgactgcatgctttcataAACATTAAAATTCTGGGCAATATCTGCAAATAatgtaatcaaagtcatctttgctacttctttttggctaaactgtggaggttattttcctttgttttatgtttaaatatagtccagaaaaaaatgtcattgtttgtgccatttcccatttttttttctctccaaatttcctgtggccagagactgtgtcaatgaggggctgaactctgggtgactttaaaggaaataaaggacttcCCAGTAGAGTTTTCTGAAGAGatgcccttctgttccttctctggagctgcagcagcaatgtctgtgtgcagagctggggcaaatcagtgctggcacagcagctgtacccagcagcagcagcacttggtgttaccagtgctgctgccgtggccttgccctgctgccctggtggccctggtgttgctgcagggcctgagtgctctcggggcgtggcacagtcctgggggtagcagcgccggggctgcagcagggacacgccATGGCCACtgatggggcagcactgacgcctcagcccagggcctgggggctccaggctccttgcccagactctctcaagaacacacccaggccaatgctcagcacagaaaagccctgtgagcagccccaggctggccatgggcaggctgggggaaaacagcatggctggggctctgcatgggccctggggcagacgggaaggagcagcagagcaggggctgatccatccccagtgcgctgcacagcccagggcagcgtcccagagcatcctgatggagctgccaacaacatcccccctctgcagccctggcctctcccccagctcacactggtgccccatccttgcaggcacagacacggcagcactggctcagcagcccgtgtttgcattgcacacaccagggggagcacccccatgctgttgatgtggggacatgaacctgagagagcacaaatgccatcaaccCCTGGGGCCACCAAGGGCTTGGGGACTCCAGGGAAACCTGTCaggtttgtcgtggcctctgcagtcagccagaaaatttgttcccatcagctgggagtttcctgtcccactgcagacactgttgctcagagccagggctgcctggcagccacccccaaactgccctgagcatttcctctgcttcacctttgctttctttactcttcctgatacaaatttcttctaattccccaacccaggggacccagaactagtcacagcacttgaggtgctgcccaagcagtgcccagcacaggggatgaatccctgccctgctcctgctggccacaccattcctgatccaggccaggagccattggccttcttgtccacctgggcacactgctgcctcatgcccagcctcaTGTCCATCAGTGCTCCCAGGCCCCTttttgcctggctgctctccagctgctctgtccccagcctgtagcgctgcaggtgttgttgtggccaaagtgcaggacccggcacttggaattgttaaacctcaccttgttggatcacacatcccttttaaaccacacctggatccagcctgtccagggccctgtgcagagacc
Coding sequences within it:
- the LOC134434173 gene encoding olfactory receptor 14J1-like; protein product: MSNSSSISHFLLLALADTRQLQLLHFCLLLGISLAVLLGNGLIISAVACGQHLHTPMFFFLLNLALSDLGSICTTVPKAMHNSLWDTRDISYTGCAAQLFFLMFFIGAEFYLLTIMCYDCYMSICKPLHYRTLLGSRACAHMAAAVWASAFLTALMYTANTFSLPLCRGNALGQFFCEIPQILKLSCSKSQLREVGHLAVSACSVFDCFVFIVFSYVQIFRAVLRIPSEQGRHKAFSTCLPHLGVLSVFISTSTFAHLKPPNISSPSLDLALSVLYSVVPPALNPLIYSLRNQELKAAVWTLMTACFHKH